A region of the bacterium genome:
CGCGCCGGTCGTGGGCGATGCAGCGGTAGCCGTTGGCGACCAGGAACATCATCTGGGACTCCCAGCTGTCCGCGTTCAGGGGCCAGCCGTGGCTGAAGACGACGGGCGGTCCCGCTCCCCAGTCCTTGTATTGGATCCGCGTGCCGTCCTTCGTCTTGATCTTGCTCATCTTCCCCTGCTTTTGGCACGGCGATGGCCGGTGGATGCGTCCGTCCGGCCATCGCCGCCGTGGATCGATCGTCGCCGTCGCGAAGGATTCGCTACGGCTTGTCCATCTCGCGACGGTAGGCCTCCTTGGCCTCGGAAACCGCCCCCCGCGCCGCGTTGACCCGCTGGTGGACCGCGTCGCTCACGGCCTGGCCCTTCTCGCGGGCGTCCTCCTCCAGGGAGGTCGCCGCGTGGCTCACCGCGTCCCGGCCCCGGCGCAGGCCGCGGCTGC
Encoded here:
- a CDS encoding YtxH domain-containing protein, translated to MSRNTNTLMEFDLGAAVGGITALLLAPDKGEVTRRRLREGGSRGLRRGRDAVSHAATSLEEDAREKGQAVSDAVHQRVNAARGAVSEAKEAYRREMDKP